Proteins from a genomic interval of Equus quagga isolate Etosha38 chromosome 11, UCLA_HA_Equagga_1.0, whole genome shotgun sequence:
- the TRPV2 gene encoding transient receptor potential cation channel subfamily V member 2 isoform X4 yields the protein MKAVLNLRDGANACILPLLQIDKDSGNPRPLVNAQCSDEYYRGHSALHIAIEKRSLQCVKLLVENGADVHARACGHFFQKKSQGTCFYFGELPLSLAACTKQWDVVTYLLENPHQPANLQAADSLGNTALHALVMIADNSEENSALVIRMYDGLLRAGARLCPAVQLEDIPNLQGLTPLKLAAKEGKIEIFRHILQREFSGPCQPLSRKFTEWCYGPVRVSLYDLASVDSWEENSVLEIIAFHCRSPHRHRMVVLEPLNKLLQAKWDLLIPRFFLNFLCYLIYMFIFTAVAYHQPALEKQAFSPMKVTAGNSMLLLGHILILLGGVYLLVGQLWYFWRRRLFIWISFMDSYFEILFLVQALLTVLSQVLCFLAVEWYLPLLVSSLVLGWLNLLYYTRGLQHTGIYSVMIQKVILRDLLRFLLVYLVFLFGFAVALVSLSREAWVPQVPTGPNVTEAVQSGAGQHDEEGSTAPYRGILDASLELFKFTIGMGELAFQDQLRFRGVVLLLLLAYVLLTYILLLNMLIALMSETVNSVATDSWSIWKLQKAISVLEMEKGYWWCRRKKQRAGVLLTVGTRPDGSPDERWCFRVEEVNWAAWEQTLPTVCEEPSGSSGAGTMKNPALTSQPGEESASEGDQLPLQLLESH from the exons ATGAAGGCCGTGCTGAACCTTCGAGACGGGGCCAACGCCTGCATCCTGCCACTGCTGCAGATTGACAAGGACTCTGGAAATCCCCGGCCCCTGGTCAACGCCCAGTGCTCAGATGAGTACTACCGAGGCCACAGTGCCCTGCACATTGCCATCGAGAAGAGGAGCCTGCAGTGTGTGAAGCTCCTGGTGGAAAATGGGGCAGATGTGCATGCCCGGGCCTGTGGCCACTTCTTCCAGAAAAAGAGCCAAGGGACTTGCTTCTATTTCG GTGAGCTGCCCCTGTCTCTGGCCGCGTGCACCAAGCAGTGGGATGTCGTGACCTACCTCCTGGAGAACCCGCACCAGCCCGCCAACCTGCAGGCCGCCGACTCGCTGGGCAACACGGCCCTGCATGCCTTGGTGATGATCGCAGACAACTCGGAGGAGAACAGCGCCCTGGTGATCCGGATGTATGACGGGCTCCTCCGCGCTGGGGCCCGCCTCTGCCCTGCTGTGCAGCTCGAGGACATCCCCAACCTGCAGGGCCTCACGCCCCTGAAGCTGGCCGCTAAGGAGGGCAAAATCGAG ATTTTCAGACACATCCTGCAGCGGGAGTTCTCGGGGCCGTGCCAGCCCCTTTCCCGCAAGTTCACTGAGTGGTGCTACGGGCCTGTCCGGGTGTCTCTGTATGACCTGGCCTCTGTGGACAGCTGGGAGGAGAACTCAGTGCTGGAGATCATCGCCTTTCATTGCAGAAGCCCG CACCGACACCGAATGGTGGTTTTGGAGCCGCTGAACAAACTGCTGCAGGCGAAATGGGACCTGCTTATCCCCAGGTTCTTCCTCAACTTCCTGTGTTACTTGATCTACATGTTCATCTTCACTGCTGTTGCCTATCACCAGCCTGCCCTGGAGAAG CAGGCCTTCTCCCCCATGAAAGTGACAGCCGGAAACTCCATGCTGCTCCTGGGCCACATCCTGATCCTGCTTGGGGGGGTCTACCTCCTCGTGGGCCAG CTGTGGTACTTCTGGAGGCGCCGTCTGTTCATCTGGATCTCATTCATGGACAGCTACTTTGAAATTCTCTT CCTGGTCCAGGCCCTGCTCACAGTGCTGTCCCAGGTGCTGTGTTTCCTGGCCGTCGAGTGGTACCTGCCCCTGCTTGTGTCCTCGCTGGTGCTGGGCTGGCTGAACCTGCTTTACTATACACGCGGCTTGCAGCACACAGGCATCTACAGTGTCATGATCCAGAAG GTCATCCTGCGGGACCTGCTCCGCTTCCTTCTGGTCTACTTAGTCTTCCTTTTCGGCTTCGCTGTAG ccctggTGAGCCTCAGCCGGGAGGCCTGGGTTCCCCAGGTCCCCACAGGCCCCAATGTCACAGAGGCAGTGCAGTCCGGGGCGGGACAGCATGATGAGGAGGGCAGCACGGCCCCATACAGGGGCATCCTGGACGCCTCCTTGGAGCTCTTCAAATTCACCATTGGCATGGGCGAGCTGGCCTTCCAGGACCAGCTGCGCTTCCGGGGGGtggtgctgctgctcctgctggcctACGTGCTGCTCACCTACATCCTGCTGCTCAACATGCTCATCGCCCTCATGAGCGAGACCGTCAACAGCGTGGCCACCGACAGCTGGAGCATCTGGAAGCTGCAG AAAGCCATCTCTGtcctggagatggagaaaggttacTGGTGGTGCAGGAGGAAGAAGCAGCGAGCAGGTGTGTTGCTGACCGTTGGCACCAGGCCGGACGGTAGCCCTGACGAGCGCTGGTGCTTCAG
- the TRPV2 gene encoding transient receptor potential cation channel subfamily V member 2 isoform X1, which translates to MTSPPSPLDFRLETSDEVQEEDAKVDKGKLGHGDGPPPMESPFQGEDRNFSPQIKVNLKYRKGAGASQPDPNRFDRDRLFSVVSRGVPEELAGLPEYLRRTSKYLTDSEYTEGSTGKTCLMKAVLNLRDGANACILPLLQIDKDSGNPRPLVNAQCSDEYYRGHSALHIAIEKRSLQCVKLLVENGADVHARACGHFFQKKSQGTCFYFGELPLSLAACTKQWDVVTYLLENPHQPANLQAADSLGNTALHALVMIADNSEENSALVIRMYDGLLRAGARLCPAVQLEDIPNLQGLTPLKLAAKEGKIEIFRHILQREFSGPCQPLSRKFTEWCYGPVRVSLYDLASVDSWEENSVLEIIAFHCRSPHRHRMVVLEPLNKLLQAKWDLLIPRFFLNFLCYLIYMFIFTAVAYHQPALEKQAFSPMKVTAGNSMLLLGHILILLGGVYLLVGQLWYFWRRRLFIWISFMDSYFEILFLVQALLTVLSQVLCFLAVEWYLPLLVSSLVLGWLNLLYYTRGLQHTGIYSVMIQKVILRDLLRFLLVYLVFLFGFAVALVSLSREAWVPQVPTGPNVTEAVQSGAGQHDEEGSTAPYRGILDASLELFKFTIGMGELAFQDQLRFRGVVLLLLLAYVLLTYILLLNMLIALMSETVNSVATDSWSIWKLQKAISVLEMEKGYWWCRRKKQRAGVLLTVGTRPDGSPDERWCFRVEEVNWAAWEQTLPTVCEEPSGSSGAGTMKNPALTSQPGEESASEGDQLPLQLLESH; encoded by the exons ATGACCTCGCCCCCCAGCCCTCTGGATTTCAGGCTTGAGACATCGGATGAAGTCCAAGAAGAGGATGCTAAGGTGGACAAAGGAAAATTGGGCCATGGGGATGGGCCACCCCCCATGGAGTCACCATTCCAGGGCGAGGACCGGAACTTCTCCCCTCAGATCAAAGTGAACCTCAAGTACCGAAAGGGAGCAGGTGCCAG CCAGCCAGACCCAAACCGCTTTGACCGTGACCGGCTCTTCAGCGTGGTCTCCCGGGGTGTCCCCGAGGAGCTGGCTGGGCTACCAGAATATCTGCGCCGGACCAGCAAGTACCTCACGGACTCAGAGTACACAG aGGGCTCTACGGGGAAGACGTGCCTGATGAAGGCCGTGCTGAACCTTCGAGACGGGGCCAACGCCTGCATCCTGCCACTGCTGCAGATTGACAAGGACTCTGGAAATCCCCGGCCCCTGGTCAACGCCCAGTGCTCAGATGAGTACTACCGAGGCCACAGTGCCCTGCACATTGCCATCGAGAAGAGGAGCCTGCAGTGTGTGAAGCTCCTGGTGGAAAATGGGGCAGATGTGCATGCCCGGGCCTGTGGCCACTTCTTCCAGAAAAAGAGCCAAGGGACTTGCTTCTATTTCG GTGAGCTGCCCCTGTCTCTGGCCGCGTGCACCAAGCAGTGGGATGTCGTGACCTACCTCCTGGAGAACCCGCACCAGCCCGCCAACCTGCAGGCCGCCGACTCGCTGGGCAACACGGCCCTGCATGCCTTGGTGATGATCGCAGACAACTCGGAGGAGAACAGCGCCCTGGTGATCCGGATGTATGACGGGCTCCTCCGCGCTGGGGCCCGCCTCTGCCCTGCTGTGCAGCTCGAGGACATCCCCAACCTGCAGGGCCTCACGCCCCTGAAGCTGGCCGCTAAGGAGGGCAAAATCGAG ATTTTCAGACACATCCTGCAGCGGGAGTTCTCGGGGCCGTGCCAGCCCCTTTCCCGCAAGTTCACTGAGTGGTGCTACGGGCCTGTCCGGGTGTCTCTGTATGACCTGGCCTCTGTGGACAGCTGGGAGGAGAACTCAGTGCTGGAGATCATCGCCTTTCATTGCAGAAGCCCG CACCGACACCGAATGGTGGTTTTGGAGCCGCTGAACAAACTGCTGCAGGCGAAATGGGACCTGCTTATCCCCAGGTTCTTCCTCAACTTCCTGTGTTACTTGATCTACATGTTCATCTTCACTGCTGTTGCCTATCACCAGCCTGCCCTGGAGAAG CAGGCCTTCTCCCCCATGAAAGTGACAGCCGGAAACTCCATGCTGCTCCTGGGCCACATCCTGATCCTGCTTGGGGGGGTCTACCTCCTCGTGGGCCAG CTGTGGTACTTCTGGAGGCGCCGTCTGTTCATCTGGATCTCATTCATGGACAGCTACTTTGAAATTCTCTT CCTGGTCCAGGCCCTGCTCACAGTGCTGTCCCAGGTGCTGTGTTTCCTGGCCGTCGAGTGGTACCTGCCCCTGCTTGTGTCCTCGCTGGTGCTGGGCTGGCTGAACCTGCTTTACTATACACGCGGCTTGCAGCACACAGGCATCTACAGTGTCATGATCCAGAAG GTCATCCTGCGGGACCTGCTCCGCTTCCTTCTGGTCTACTTAGTCTTCCTTTTCGGCTTCGCTGTAG ccctggTGAGCCTCAGCCGGGAGGCCTGGGTTCCCCAGGTCCCCACAGGCCCCAATGTCACAGAGGCAGTGCAGTCCGGGGCGGGACAGCATGATGAGGAGGGCAGCACGGCCCCATACAGGGGCATCCTGGACGCCTCCTTGGAGCTCTTCAAATTCACCATTGGCATGGGCGAGCTGGCCTTCCAGGACCAGCTGCGCTTCCGGGGGGtggtgctgctgctcctgctggcctACGTGCTGCTCACCTACATCCTGCTGCTCAACATGCTCATCGCCCTCATGAGCGAGACCGTCAACAGCGTGGCCACCGACAGCTGGAGCATCTGGAAGCTGCAG AAAGCCATCTCTGtcctggagatggagaaaggttacTGGTGGTGCAGGAGGAAGAAGCAGCGAGCAGGTGTGTTGCTGACCGTTGGCACCAGGCCGGACGGTAGCCCTGACGAGCGCTGGTGCTTCAG
- the TRPV2 gene encoding transient receptor potential cation channel subfamily V member 2 isoform X3, translating into MTSPPSPLDFRLETSDEVQEEDAKVDKGKLGHGDGPPPMESPFQGEDRNFSPQIKVNLKYRKGAGASQPDPNRFDRDRLFSVVSRGVPEELAGLPEYLRRTSKYLTDSEYTEGSTGKTCLMKAVLNLRDGANACILPLLQIDKDSGNPRPLVNAQCSDEYYRGHSALHIAIEKRSLQCVKLLVENGADVHARACGHFFQKKSQGTCFYFGELPLSLAACTKQWDVVTYLLENPHQPANLQAADSLGNTALHALVMIADNSEENSALVIRMYDGLLRAGARLCPAVQLEDIPNLQGLTPLKLAAKEGKIEIFRHILQREFSGPCQPLSRKFTEWCYGPVRVSLYDLASVDSWEENSVLEIIAFHCRSPHRHRMVVLEPLNKLLQAKWDLLIPRFFLNFLCYLIYMFIFTAVAYHQPALEKQAFSPMKVTAGNSMLLLGHILILLGGVYLLVGQLWYFWRRRLFIWISFMDSYFEILFLVQALLTVLSQVLCFLAVEWYLPLLVSSLVLGWLNLLYYTRGLQHTGIYSVMIQKVILRDLLRFLLVYLVFLFGFAKAISVLEMEKGYWWCRRKKQRAGVLLTVGTRPDGSPDERWCFRVEEVNWAAWEQTLPTVCEEPSGSSGAGTMKNPALTSQPGEESASEGDQLPLQLLESH; encoded by the exons ATGACCTCGCCCCCCAGCCCTCTGGATTTCAGGCTTGAGACATCGGATGAAGTCCAAGAAGAGGATGCTAAGGTGGACAAAGGAAAATTGGGCCATGGGGATGGGCCACCCCCCATGGAGTCACCATTCCAGGGCGAGGACCGGAACTTCTCCCCTCAGATCAAAGTGAACCTCAAGTACCGAAAGGGAGCAGGTGCCAG CCAGCCAGACCCAAACCGCTTTGACCGTGACCGGCTCTTCAGCGTGGTCTCCCGGGGTGTCCCCGAGGAGCTGGCTGGGCTACCAGAATATCTGCGCCGGACCAGCAAGTACCTCACGGACTCAGAGTACACAG aGGGCTCTACGGGGAAGACGTGCCTGATGAAGGCCGTGCTGAACCTTCGAGACGGGGCCAACGCCTGCATCCTGCCACTGCTGCAGATTGACAAGGACTCTGGAAATCCCCGGCCCCTGGTCAACGCCCAGTGCTCAGATGAGTACTACCGAGGCCACAGTGCCCTGCACATTGCCATCGAGAAGAGGAGCCTGCAGTGTGTGAAGCTCCTGGTGGAAAATGGGGCAGATGTGCATGCCCGGGCCTGTGGCCACTTCTTCCAGAAAAAGAGCCAAGGGACTTGCTTCTATTTCG GTGAGCTGCCCCTGTCTCTGGCCGCGTGCACCAAGCAGTGGGATGTCGTGACCTACCTCCTGGAGAACCCGCACCAGCCCGCCAACCTGCAGGCCGCCGACTCGCTGGGCAACACGGCCCTGCATGCCTTGGTGATGATCGCAGACAACTCGGAGGAGAACAGCGCCCTGGTGATCCGGATGTATGACGGGCTCCTCCGCGCTGGGGCCCGCCTCTGCCCTGCTGTGCAGCTCGAGGACATCCCCAACCTGCAGGGCCTCACGCCCCTGAAGCTGGCCGCTAAGGAGGGCAAAATCGAG ATTTTCAGACACATCCTGCAGCGGGAGTTCTCGGGGCCGTGCCAGCCCCTTTCCCGCAAGTTCACTGAGTGGTGCTACGGGCCTGTCCGGGTGTCTCTGTATGACCTGGCCTCTGTGGACAGCTGGGAGGAGAACTCAGTGCTGGAGATCATCGCCTTTCATTGCAGAAGCCCG CACCGACACCGAATGGTGGTTTTGGAGCCGCTGAACAAACTGCTGCAGGCGAAATGGGACCTGCTTATCCCCAGGTTCTTCCTCAACTTCCTGTGTTACTTGATCTACATGTTCATCTTCACTGCTGTTGCCTATCACCAGCCTGCCCTGGAGAAG CAGGCCTTCTCCCCCATGAAAGTGACAGCCGGAAACTCCATGCTGCTCCTGGGCCACATCCTGATCCTGCTTGGGGGGGTCTACCTCCTCGTGGGCCAG CTGTGGTACTTCTGGAGGCGCCGTCTGTTCATCTGGATCTCATTCATGGACAGCTACTTTGAAATTCTCTT CCTGGTCCAGGCCCTGCTCACAGTGCTGTCCCAGGTGCTGTGTTTCCTGGCCGTCGAGTGGTACCTGCCCCTGCTTGTGTCCTCGCTGGTGCTGGGCTGGCTGAACCTGCTTTACTATACACGCGGCTTGCAGCACACAGGCATCTACAGTGTCATGATCCAGAAG GTCATCCTGCGGGACCTGCTCCGCTTCCTTCTGGTCTACTTAGTCTTCCTTTTCGGCTTCGCT AAAGCCATCTCTGtcctggagatggagaaaggttacTGGTGGTGCAGGAGGAAGAAGCAGCGAGCAGGTGTGTTGCTGACCGTTGGCACCAGGCCGGACGGTAGCCCTGACGAGCGCTGGTGCTTCAG
- the TRPV2 gene encoding transient receptor potential cation channel subfamily V member 2 isoform X2, whose protein sequence is MTSPPSPLDFRLETSDEVQEEDAKVDKGKLGHGDGPPPMESPFQGEDRNFSPQIKVNLKYRKGAGASQPDPNRFDRDRLFSVVSRGVPEELAGLPEYLRRTSKYLTDSEYTEGSTGKTCLMKAVLNLRDGANACILPLLQIDKDSGNPRPLVNAQCSDEYYRGHSALHIAIEKRSLQCVKLLVENGADVHARACGHFFQKKSQGTCFYFGELPLSLAACTKQWDVVTYLLENPHQPANLQAADSLGNTALHALVMIADNSEENSALVIRMYDGLLRAGARLCPAVQLEDIPNLQGLTPLKLAAKEGKIEIFRHILQREFSGPCQPLSRKFTEWCYGPVRVSLYDLASVDSWEENSVLEIIAFHCRSPHRHRMVVLEPLNKLLQAKWDLLIPRFFLNFLCYLIYMFIFTAVAYHQPALEKAFSPMKVTAGNSMLLLGHILILLGGVYLLVGQLWYFWRRRLFIWISFMDSYFEILFLVQALLTVLSQVLCFLAVEWYLPLLVSSLVLGWLNLLYYTRGLQHTGIYSVMIQKVILRDLLRFLLVYLVFLFGFAVALVSLSREAWVPQVPTGPNVTEAVQSGAGQHDEEGSTAPYRGILDASLELFKFTIGMGELAFQDQLRFRGVVLLLLLAYVLLTYILLLNMLIALMSETVNSVATDSWSIWKLQKAISVLEMEKGYWWCRRKKQRAGVLLTVGTRPDGSPDERWCFRVEEVNWAAWEQTLPTVCEEPSGSSGAGTMKNPALTSQPGEESASEGDQLPLQLLESH, encoded by the exons ATGACCTCGCCCCCCAGCCCTCTGGATTTCAGGCTTGAGACATCGGATGAAGTCCAAGAAGAGGATGCTAAGGTGGACAAAGGAAAATTGGGCCATGGGGATGGGCCACCCCCCATGGAGTCACCATTCCAGGGCGAGGACCGGAACTTCTCCCCTCAGATCAAAGTGAACCTCAAGTACCGAAAGGGAGCAGGTGCCAG CCAGCCAGACCCAAACCGCTTTGACCGTGACCGGCTCTTCAGCGTGGTCTCCCGGGGTGTCCCCGAGGAGCTGGCTGGGCTACCAGAATATCTGCGCCGGACCAGCAAGTACCTCACGGACTCAGAGTACACAG aGGGCTCTACGGGGAAGACGTGCCTGATGAAGGCCGTGCTGAACCTTCGAGACGGGGCCAACGCCTGCATCCTGCCACTGCTGCAGATTGACAAGGACTCTGGAAATCCCCGGCCCCTGGTCAACGCCCAGTGCTCAGATGAGTACTACCGAGGCCACAGTGCCCTGCACATTGCCATCGAGAAGAGGAGCCTGCAGTGTGTGAAGCTCCTGGTGGAAAATGGGGCAGATGTGCATGCCCGGGCCTGTGGCCACTTCTTCCAGAAAAAGAGCCAAGGGACTTGCTTCTATTTCG GTGAGCTGCCCCTGTCTCTGGCCGCGTGCACCAAGCAGTGGGATGTCGTGACCTACCTCCTGGAGAACCCGCACCAGCCCGCCAACCTGCAGGCCGCCGACTCGCTGGGCAACACGGCCCTGCATGCCTTGGTGATGATCGCAGACAACTCGGAGGAGAACAGCGCCCTGGTGATCCGGATGTATGACGGGCTCCTCCGCGCTGGGGCCCGCCTCTGCCCTGCTGTGCAGCTCGAGGACATCCCCAACCTGCAGGGCCTCACGCCCCTGAAGCTGGCCGCTAAGGAGGGCAAAATCGAG ATTTTCAGACACATCCTGCAGCGGGAGTTCTCGGGGCCGTGCCAGCCCCTTTCCCGCAAGTTCACTGAGTGGTGCTACGGGCCTGTCCGGGTGTCTCTGTATGACCTGGCCTCTGTGGACAGCTGGGAGGAGAACTCAGTGCTGGAGATCATCGCCTTTCATTGCAGAAGCCCG CACCGACACCGAATGGTGGTTTTGGAGCCGCTGAACAAACTGCTGCAGGCGAAATGGGACCTGCTTATCCCCAGGTTCTTCCTCAACTTCCTGTGTTACTTGATCTACATGTTCATCTTCACTGCTGTTGCCTATCACCAGCCTGCCCTGGAGAAG GCCTTCTCCCCCATGAAAGTGACAGCCGGAAACTCCATGCTGCTCCTGGGCCACATCCTGATCCTGCTTGGGGGGGTCTACCTCCTCGTGGGCCAG CTGTGGTACTTCTGGAGGCGCCGTCTGTTCATCTGGATCTCATTCATGGACAGCTACTTTGAAATTCTCTT CCTGGTCCAGGCCCTGCTCACAGTGCTGTCCCAGGTGCTGTGTTTCCTGGCCGTCGAGTGGTACCTGCCCCTGCTTGTGTCCTCGCTGGTGCTGGGCTGGCTGAACCTGCTTTACTATACACGCGGCTTGCAGCACACAGGCATCTACAGTGTCATGATCCAGAAG GTCATCCTGCGGGACCTGCTCCGCTTCCTTCTGGTCTACTTAGTCTTCCTTTTCGGCTTCGCTGTAG ccctggTGAGCCTCAGCCGGGAGGCCTGGGTTCCCCAGGTCCCCACAGGCCCCAATGTCACAGAGGCAGTGCAGTCCGGGGCGGGACAGCATGATGAGGAGGGCAGCACGGCCCCATACAGGGGCATCCTGGACGCCTCCTTGGAGCTCTTCAAATTCACCATTGGCATGGGCGAGCTGGCCTTCCAGGACCAGCTGCGCTTCCGGGGGGtggtgctgctgctcctgctggcctACGTGCTGCTCACCTACATCCTGCTGCTCAACATGCTCATCGCCCTCATGAGCGAGACCGTCAACAGCGTGGCCACCGACAGCTGGAGCATCTGGAAGCTGCAG AAAGCCATCTCTGtcctggagatggagaaaggttacTGGTGGTGCAGGAGGAAGAAGCAGCGAGCAGGTGTGTTGCTGACCGTTGGCACCAGGCCGGACGGTAGCCCTGACGAGCGCTGGTGCTTCAG